One window of the Alligator mississippiensis isolate rAllMis1 chromosome 5, rAllMis1, whole genome shotgun sequence genome contains the following:
- the AKNAD1 gene encoding protein AKNAD1 isoform X4 codes for MAYYQRRPTRKGKSKQSDWMKNPANNIVLDKCDYSGDATDEEQEDLPYDGDLERTYKRISDSDNLKDCTLIEKKSDYCLELTYSEVSNRLKETNYKMQQVPQEKVFPYHPPATRASGIKTEMTRDALVSGTSFEKELTFGVFSIPVRNEHFTNSKISDVLLRHFSKEELLSANHLIDCETIPETSLTESVDEAILNKMRISECTKPTLPAEAQAKSFEENNFLKQEKIFEAVHRDNNLLDENKFVIEKAGTSYFDEGELIQKNSESVTGTKDTNSFQNTGKEHAYQKSLFERTVSSHEFKYGQGQVHYCLPDVSKVASKVKTPKGNNNNKSIPIIKNLKSSPNLLMKSSVVKDVLETMNYFDSSEVKIQEKEMCIPELGQQLEMLTKQAETQNHIDHLRFDYKRYPPAESPNPNFAIHSGGLQSGRIITALPSPGAAGEMCLNLNLLQKTTEGEKMSQMLKEQTEQLRAEVEDFYKHVTQAPSSQDHCLVLKQLKGYLDALERKYVATREEHCGLQLQNYKHNPISVGEFDPDRKVEGEIFRLGMLLEDVQEKMDDSLYSQCSSSQIRLPTSPSLSACESVISSCSVLPESELVSSISDPPGRTATEVNFLDKKKDENTKKSWATEVTLEKNCLLSLYNDNWEPFTQVQLRLQERNASAYEKDTQPLEEARLLANKNSSDVMHFLTPEEENGVRGLELHRQPMLSHNHTTDQGKNEGSKNMENRKTNGRKSVSRQHSAFIQEKAMDLDLSDTNLSSDSEDISYCVSYINSPSDDFMEQKTKSYKPHQTKGFRYNTGSRDWFKCGSCKESIQSCAMCRNKNLSLPPSLQSRDWSTNICIHCQRNESTQESIKDNIEKKRIAAQSVSRNKQPDQFVCRLFEQQNLELPKALYSRMYDTVILSPQYLALRKTHSSNSVIGNRYNSDTKTKILNSTLDHAIHTANSLKKTTEQMVQAVSEDLAKVKTHQNKHF; via the exons ATGGCATATTATCAAAGACGACCAACCAGGAAGGGTAAAAGCAAGCAATCTGACTGGATGAAAAACCCAGCAAATAACATAGTCTTAGACAAGTGTGACTATTCTGGGGATGCAACTGATGAGGAGCAAGAAGACTTACCTTATGATGGAGACTTGGAAAGAACCTACAAACGCATCAGTGATTCAGATAACTTGAAGGACTGTACACTTATCGAAAAGAAATCTGATTATTGTTTAGAGTTAACCTATTCAGAAGTTAGCAACCGTTTAAAAGAGACGAATTATAAAATGCAACAGGTACCTCAAGAAAAGGTGTTTCCTTACCATCCACCTGCTACAAGGGCAAGTGGAATTAAAACTGAAATGACAAGAGATGCTCTAGTGAGTGGAACATCTTTTGAGAAGGAATTGACATTTGGAGTGTTCAGTATCCCAGTTAGAAATGAACATTTCACCAACTCAAAAATTTCTGATGTTCTTTTGCGTCATTTTTCCAAAGAAGAGCTATTGAGTGCAAACCATTTAATTGATTGCGAGACTATCCCAGAGACCTCTCTTACTGAAAGTGTTGATGAAGCTATCCTGAATAAAATGAGGATTTCAGAATGCACTAAGCCCACTTTACCAGCAGAAGCACAGGCAAAGTCCTTTGAAGAAAATAATTTCCtaaagcaagaaaaaatatttgaagctGTTCACAGAGATAACAATTTACTAGATGAAAATAAATTTGTTATAGAAAAGGCAGGTACTTCTTATTTTGATGAGGGAGAGCTTATACAGAAGAATTCTGAATCAGTTACTGGGACTAAGGATACAAACAGTTTTCAAAACACAGGAAAAGAGCATGCGTATCAAAAAAGTCTGTTTGAGAGAACAGTGTCATCCCATGAGTTTAAATATGGCCAAGGCCAAGTTCATTATTGCCTTCCTGATGTTTCTAAAGTTGCTTCAAAAGTTAAAACACCAAAAggaaataacaataataaatcaATTCCCATAATAAAAAACCTGAAATCCTCCCCCAATTTGCTTATGAAATCATCAGTTGTGAAAGATGTTTTAGAAACTATGAATTATTTTGATTCTAGTGAAGTAAAGATTCAAGAAAAGGAAATGTGTATTCCTGAACTAGGGCAACAGCTAGAG ATGCTGACAAAACAGGCTGAAACTCAGAATCATATTGATCACCTGAGATTTGATTATAAG AGATATCCTCCTGCAGAGTCTCCTAATCCAAACTTTGCCATTCACTCAGGAG GATTACAATCTGGGAGAATTATCACAGCATTACCATcacctggtgcagcaggagaAATGTGTTTAAATCTTAACTTGTTgcaaaaaacaacagaaggaGAAAAGATGTCTCAAATGCTAAAGGAACAAACAGAACAACTGAGAGCTGAA GTTGAAGATTTTTATAAACATGTAACACAGGCCCCATCTTCACAAGATCATTGTCTG GTGTTAAAGCAATTAAAGGGATACCTTGATGCATTGGAACGGAAATATGTAGCCACTAGAGAGGAACATTGTGGTTTACAGCTACAGAATTACAAGCACAACCCCATAAGTGTGGGCGAGTTTGATCCTGACAG AAAAGTAGAGGGAGAAATATTTAGGCTTGGAATGCTGCTTGAAGATGTGCAAGAGAAAATGGATGATAGCTTGTACAGTCAATGTTCCTCTTCACAGATAAGGCTTCCAACATCTCCTTCACTCTCTGCATGTGAATCTGTGATTTCATCTTGTTCTGTTCTTCCTGAG AGCGAATTAGTCTCAAGCATTAGTGATCCTCCAGGAAGGACAGCTACTGAAGTGAACTTCCTTGATAAAAAGAAGGATGAGAACACAAAAAAAAGTTGGGCAACTGAGGTGACCCTAGAGAAAAACTGCCTGCTTTCTTTATATAATGACAATTGGGAGCCTTTCACTCAAGT TCAGTTAAGATTACAAGAGAGAAATGCATCTGCCTATGAAAAAGATACTCAGCCTCTAGAAGAAGCCAGATTACTAGCAAATAAGAACTCTTCGGACGTAATG CACTTCCTTACACCTGAGGAAGAAAATGGGGTTAGAGGGCTAGAACTTCATAGGCAGCCTATGTTAAGTCACAACCATACTACCGATCAAGGAAAAAACGAAGG AAGTAAAAACATGGAGAACAGAAAAACCAACGGCAGAAAGTCAGTAAGCAGACAGCATTCAGCCTTCATTCAGGAAAAAGCAATGGATTTAGATTTATCAGATACTAATCTGA GCAGTGATTCAGAAGACATCTCATACTGTGTTTCTTACATTAATTCACCAAGTGATGACTTTATGGAACAGAAGACTAAAAGTTATAAGCCACACCAAACCAAAG GTTTCAGATACAACACAGGAAGCAGAGATTGGTTTAAATGTGGGAGCTGCAAAGAATCTATTCAGTCCTGTGCCATGTGTAGAAACAAAAATCTCAGCTTACCTC CATCATTACAGTCCAGGGATTGGAGTACAAATATATGCATCCATTGTCAAAGAAATGAAAGCACCCAGGAATCTATCAAAGATAATATTG agaaaaaaagaattgctGCCCAAAGTGTTTCCAGAAACAAACAGCCAGATCAATTTGTATGCAGACTTTTTGAACA ACAAAACTTGGAGCTTCCCAAAGCCTTGTACTCAAGGATGTATGATACAGTTATCCTTTCACCTCAATATTTAGCCCTCAGGAAGACTCACAGTAGTAATTCAGTGATTGGAAATAGATACAACAGTGATACCAAGACAAAG ATTTTAAACTCTACTTTGGATCATGCCATACACACAGCAAACAGCTTGAAGAAAACTACAGAACAAATGGTACAAGCAGTTTCTGAAGATCTAGCTAAAGTTAAAACTcatcaaaataaacatttttaa
- the AKNAD1 gene encoding protein AKNAD1 isoform X6 encodes MAYYQRRPTRKGKSKQSDWMKNPANNIVLDKCDYSGDATDEEQEDLPYDGDLERTYKRISDSDNLKDCTLIEKKSDYCLELTYSEVSNRLKETNYKMQQMLTKQAETQNHIDHLRFDYKRYPPAESPNPNFAIHSGGLQSGRIITALPSPGAAGEMCLNLNLLQKTTEGEKMSQMLKEQTEQLRAEVEDFYKHVTQAPSSQDHCLVLKQLKGYLDALERKYVATREEHCGLQLQNYKHNPISVGEFDPDRKVEGEIFRLGMLLEDVQEKMDDSLYSQCSSSQIRLPTSPSLSACESVISSCSVLPESELVSSISDPPGRTATEVNFLDKKKDENTKKSWATEVTLEKNCLLSLYNDNWEPFTQVQLRLQERNASAYEKDTQPLEEARLLANKNSSDVMHFLTPEEENGVRGLELHRQPMLSHNHTTDQGKNEGQMKSPSKAKLSNVCNMEHNILHLKVLQEQGNLVHPSNHCFHKIVVENCPDEYDNTIHPRLKTQVSNKANRIPCSYVKKSKNMENRKTNGRKSVSRQHSAFIQEKAMDLDLSDTNLSSDSEDISYCVSYINSPSDDFMEQKTKSYKPHQTKGFRYNTGSRDWFKCGSCKESIQSCAMCRNKNLSLPPSLQSRDWSTNICIHCQRNESTQESIKDNIEKKRIAAQSVSRNKQPDQFVCRLFEQQNLELPKALYSRMYDTVILSPQYLALRKTHSSNSVIGNRYNSDTKTKILNSTLDHAIHTANSLKKTTEQMVQAVSEDLAKVKTHQNKHF; translated from the exons ATGGCATATTATCAAAGACGACCAACCAGGAAGGGTAAAAGCAAGCAATCTGACTGGATGAAAAACCCAGCAAATAACATAGTCTTAGACAAGTGTGACTATTCTGGGGATGCAACTGATGAGGAGCAAGAAGACTTACCTTATGATGGAGACTTGGAAAGAACCTACAAACGCATCAGTGATTCAGATAACTTGAAGGACTGTACACTTATCGAAAAGAAATCTGATTATTGTTTAGAGTTAACCTATTCAGAAGTTAGCAACCGTTTAAAAGAGACGAATTATAAAATGCAACAG ATGCTGACAAAACAGGCTGAAACTCAGAATCATATTGATCACCTGAGATTTGATTATAAG AGATATCCTCCTGCAGAGTCTCCTAATCCAAACTTTGCCATTCACTCAGGAG GATTACAATCTGGGAGAATTATCACAGCATTACCATcacctggtgcagcaggagaAATGTGTTTAAATCTTAACTTGTTgcaaaaaacaacagaaggaGAAAAGATGTCTCAAATGCTAAAGGAACAAACAGAACAACTGAGAGCTGAA GTTGAAGATTTTTATAAACATGTAACACAGGCCCCATCTTCACAAGATCATTGTCTG GTGTTAAAGCAATTAAAGGGATACCTTGATGCATTGGAACGGAAATATGTAGCCACTAGAGAGGAACATTGTGGTTTACAGCTACAGAATTACAAGCACAACCCCATAAGTGTGGGCGAGTTTGATCCTGACAG AAAAGTAGAGGGAGAAATATTTAGGCTTGGAATGCTGCTTGAAGATGTGCAAGAGAAAATGGATGATAGCTTGTACAGTCAATGTTCCTCTTCACAGATAAGGCTTCCAACATCTCCTTCACTCTCTGCATGTGAATCTGTGATTTCATCTTGTTCTGTTCTTCCTGAG AGCGAATTAGTCTCAAGCATTAGTGATCCTCCAGGAAGGACAGCTACTGAAGTGAACTTCCTTGATAAAAAGAAGGATGAGAACACAAAAAAAAGTTGGGCAACTGAGGTGACCCTAGAGAAAAACTGCCTGCTTTCTTTATATAATGACAATTGGGAGCCTTTCACTCAAGT TCAGTTAAGATTACAAGAGAGAAATGCATCTGCCTATGAAAAAGATACTCAGCCTCTAGAAGAAGCCAGATTACTAGCAAATAAGAACTCTTCGGACGTAATG CACTTCCTTACACCTGAGGAAGAAAATGGGGTTAGAGGGCTAGAACTTCATAGGCAGCCTATGTTAAGTCACAACCATACTACCGATCAAGGAAAAAACGAAGG GCAAATGAAATCTCCATCTAAAGCCAAGCTTTCAAATGTGTGTAATATGGAGCACAACATTCTTCATCTAAAAGTGCTGCAAGAGCAAG GAAATTTAGTCCATCCCTCAAATCACTGTTTTCATAAAATAGTAGTAGAAAACTGTCCAGATGAATACGATAATACCATACATCCCAGATTGAAAACACAAGTGTCAAATAAGGCAAACAGAATACCTTGCTCTTATGTTAAGAA AAGTAAAAACATGGAGAACAGAAAAACCAACGGCAGAAAGTCAGTAAGCAGACAGCATTCAGCCTTCATTCAGGAAAAAGCAATGGATTTAGATTTATCAGATACTAATCTGA GCAGTGATTCAGAAGACATCTCATACTGTGTTTCTTACATTAATTCACCAAGTGATGACTTTATGGAACAGAAGACTAAAAGTTATAAGCCACACCAAACCAAAG GTTTCAGATACAACACAGGAAGCAGAGATTGGTTTAAATGTGGGAGCTGCAAAGAATCTATTCAGTCCTGTGCCATGTGTAGAAACAAAAATCTCAGCTTACCTC CATCATTACAGTCCAGGGATTGGAGTACAAATATATGCATCCATTGTCAAAGAAATGAAAGCACCCAGGAATCTATCAAAGATAATATTG agaaaaaaagaattgctGCCCAAAGTGTTTCCAGAAACAAACAGCCAGATCAATTTGTATGCAGACTTTTTGAACA ACAAAACTTGGAGCTTCCCAAAGCCTTGTACTCAAGGATGTATGATACAGTTATCCTTTCACCTCAATATTTAGCCCTCAGGAAGACTCACAGTAGTAATTCAGTGATTGGAAATAGATACAACAGTGATACCAAGACAAAG ATTTTAAACTCTACTTTGGATCATGCCATACACACAGCAAACAGCTTGAAGAAAACTACAGAACAAATGGTACAAGCAGTTTCTGAAGATCTAGCTAAAGTTAAAACTcatcaaaataaacatttttaa
- the AKNAD1 gene encoding protein AKNAD1 isoform X1, with the protein MAYYQRRPTRKGKSKQSDWMKNPANNIVLDKCDYSGDATDEEQEDLPYDGDLERTYKRISDSDNLKDCTLIEKKSDYCLELTYSEVSNRLKETNYKMQQVPQEKVFPYHPPATRASGIKTEMTRDALVSGTSFEKELTFGVFSIPVRNEHFTNSKISDVLLRHFSKEELLSANHLIDCETIPETSLTESVDEAILNKMRISECTKPTLPAEAQAKSFEENNFLKQEKIFEAVHRDNNLLDENKFVIEKAGTSYFDEGELIQKNSESVTGTKDTNSFQNTGKEHAYQKSLFERTVSSHEFKYGQGQVHYCLPDVSKVASKVKTPKGNNNNKSIPIIKNLKSSPNLLMKSSVVKDVLETMNYFDSSEVKIQEKEMCIPELGQQLEMLTKQAETQNHIDHLRFDYKRYPPAESPNPNFAIHSGGLQSGRIITALPSPGAAGEMCLNLNLLQKTTEGEKMSQMLKEQTEQLRAEVEDFYKHVTQAPSSQDHCLVLKQLKGYLDALERKYVATREEHCGLQLQNYKHNPISVGEFDPDRKVEGEIFRLGMLLEDVQEKMDDSLYSQCSSSQIRLPTSPSLSACESVISSCSVLPESELVSSISDPPGRTATEVNFLDKKKDENTKKSWATEVTLEKNCLLSLYNDNWEPFTQVQLRLQERNASAYEKDTQPLEEARLLANKNSSDVMHFLTPEEENGVRGLELHRQPMLSHNHTTDQGKNEGQMKSPSKAKLSNVCNMEHNILHLKVLQEQGNLVHPSNHCFHKIVVENCPDEYDNTIHPRLKTQVSNKANRIPCSYVKKSKNMENRKTNGRKSVSRQHSAFIQEKAMDLDLSDTNLSSDSEDISYCVSYINSPSDDFMEQKTKSYKPHQTKGFRYNTGSRDWFKCGSCKESIQSCAMCRNKNLSLPPSLQSRDWSTNICIHCQRNESTQESIKDNIEKKRIAAQSVSRNKQPDQFVCRLFEQQNLELPKALYSRMYDTVILSPQYLALRKTHSSNSVIGNRYNSDTKTKILNSTLDHAIHTANSLKKTTEQMVQAVSEDLAKVKTHQNKHF; encoded by the exons ATGGCATATTATCAAAGACGACCAACCAGGAAGGGTAAAAGCAAGCAATCTGACTGGATGAAAAACCCAGCAAATAACATAGTCTTAGACAAGTGTGACTATTCTGGGGATGCAACTGATGAGGAGCAAGAAGACTTACCTTATGATGGAGACTTGGAAAGAACCTACAAACGCATCAGTGATTCAGATAACTTGAAGGACTGTACACTTATCGAAAAGAAATCTGATTATTGTTTAGAGTTAACCTATTCAGAAGTTAGCAACCGTTTAAAAGAGACGAATTATAAAATGCAACAGGTACCTCAAGAAAAGGTGTTTCCTTACCATCCACCTGCTACAAGGGCAAGTGGAATTAAAACTGAAATGACAAGAGATGCTCTAGTGAGTGGAACATCTTTTGAGAAGGAATTGACATTTGGAGTGTTCAGTATCCCAGTTAGAAATGAACATTTCACCAACTCAAAAATTTCTGATGTTCTTTTGCGTCATTTTTCCAAAGAAGAGCTATTGAGTGCAAACCATTTAATTGATTGCGAGACTATCCCAGAGACCTCTCTTACTGAAAGTGTTGATGAAGCTATCCTGAATAAAATGAGGATTTCAGAATGCACTAAGCCCACTTTACCAGCAGAAGCACAGGCAAAGTCCTTTGAAGAAAATAATTTCCtaaagcaagaaaaaatatttgaagctGTTCACAGAGATAACAATTTACTAGATGAAAATAAATTTGTTATAGAAAAGGCAGGTACTTCTTATTTTGATGAGGGAGAGCTTATACAGAAGAATTCTGAATCAGTTACTGGGACTAAGGATACAAACAGTTTTCAAAACACAGGAAAAGAGCATGCGTATCAAAAAAGTCTGTTTGAGAGAACAGTGTCATCCCATGAGTTTAAATATGGCCAAGGCCAAGTTCATTATTGCCTTCCTGATGTTTCTAAAGTTGCTTCAAAAGTTAAAACACCAAAAggaaataacaataataaatcaATTCCCATAATAAAAAACCTGAAATCCTCCCCCAATTTGCTTATGAAATCATCAGTTGTGAAAGATGTTTTAGAAACTATGAATTATTTTGATTCTAGTGAAGTAAAGATTCAAGAAAAGGAAATGTGTATTCCTGAACTAGGGCAACAGCTAGAG ATGCTGACAAAACAGGCTGAAACTCAGAATCATATTGATCACCTGAGATTTGATTATAAG AGATATCCTCCTGCAGAGTCTCCTAATCCAAACTTTGCCATTCACTCAGGAG GATTACAATCTGGGAGAATTATCACAGCATTACCATcacctggtgcagcaggagaAATGTGTTTAAATCTTAACTTGTTgcaaaaaacaacagaaggaGAAAAGATGTCTCAAATGCTAAAGGAACAAACAGAACAACTGAGAGCTGAA GTTGAAGATTTTTATAAACATGTAACACAGGCCCCATCTTCACAAGATCATTGTCTG GTGTTAAAGCAATTAAAGGGATACCTTGATGCATTGGAACGGAAATATGTAGCCACTAGAGAGGAACATTGTGGTTTACAGCTACAGAATTACAAGCACAACCCCATAAGTGTGGGCGAGTTTGATCCTGACAG AAAAGTAGAGGGAGAAATATTTAGGCTTGGAATGCTGCTTGAAGATGTGCAAGAGAAAATGGATGATAGCTTGTACAGTCAATGTTCCTCTTCACAGATAAGGCTTCCAACATCTCCTTCACTCTCTGCATGTGAATCTGTGATTTCATCTTGTTCTGTTCTTCCTGAG AGCGAATTAGTCTCAAGCATTAGTGATCCTCCAGGAAGGACAGCTACTGAAGTGAACTTCCTTGATAAAAAGAAGGATGAGAACACAAAAAAAAGTTGGGCAACTGAGGTGACCCTAGAGAAAAACTGCCTGCTTTCTTTATATAATGACAATTGGGAGCCTTTCACTCAAGT TCAGTTAAGATTACAAGAGAGAAATGCATCTGCCTATGAAAAAGATACTCAGCCTCTAGAAGAAGCCAGATTACTAGCAAATAAGAACTCTTCGGACGTAATG CACTTCCTTACACCTGAGGAAGAAAATGGGGTTAGAGGGCTAGAACTTCATAGGCAGCCTATGTTAAGTCACAACCATACTACCGATCAAGGAAAAAACGAAGG GCAAATGAAATCTCCATCTAAAGCCAAGCTTTCAAATGTGTGTAATATGGAGCACAACATTCTTCATCTAAAAGTGCTGCAAGAGCAAG GAAATTTAGTCCATCCCTCAAATCACTGTTTTCATAAAATAGTAGTAGAAAACTGTCCAGATGAATACGATAATACCATACATCCCAGATTGAAAACACAAGTGTCAAATAAGGCAAACAGAATACCTTGCTCTTATGTTAAGAA AAGTAAAAACATGGAGAACAGAAAAACCAACGGCAGAAAGTCAGTAAGCAGACAGCATTCAGCCTTCATTCAGGAAAAAGCAATGGATTTAGATTTATCAGATACTAATCTGA GCAGTGATTCAGAAGACATCTCATACTGTGTTTCTTACATTAATTCACCAAGTGATGACTTTATGGAACAGAAGACTAAAAGTTATAAGCCACACCAAACCAAAG GTTTCAGATACAACACAGGAAGCAGAGATTGGTTTAAATGTGGGAGCTGCAAAGAATCTATTCAGTCCTGTGCCATGTGTAGAAACAAAAATCTCAGCTTACCTC CATCATTACAGTCCAGGGATTGGAGTACAAATATATGCATCCATTGTCAAAGAAATGAAAGCACCCAGGAATCTATCAAAGATAATATTG agaaaaaaagaattgctGCCCAAAGTGTTTCCAGAAACAAACAGCCAGATCAATTTGTATGCAGACTTTTTGAACA ACAAAACTTGGAGCTTCCCAAAGCCTTGTACTCAAGGATGTATGATACAGTTATCCTTTCACCTCAATATTTAGCCCTCAGGAAGACTCACAGTAGTAATTCAGTGATTGGAAATAGATACAACAGTGATACCAAGACAAAG ATTTTAAACTCTACTTTGGATCATGCCATACACACAGCAAACAGCTTGAAGAAAACTACAGAACAAATGGTACAAGCAGTTTCTGAAGATCTAGCTAAAGTTAAAACTcatcaaaataaacatttttaa